A window from Listeria seeligeri serovar 1/2b str. SLCC3954 encodes these proteins:
- a CDS encoding DUF1310 family protein, with product MKKKLIIILGVVVTIILVLGVKFYMDEKKVNEEMMNVVYSDEAKEAFNKDLKGMDPKAFTEEGKVYSYEIVKESIRHNPMGGINVILIINKDSEMDIEYTMERINGKLSCGGATISEKLSKLLGRWEENK from the coding sequence TTGAAAAAGAAACTGATAATAATACTAGGGGTTGTAGTAACAATTATTTTGGTATTAGGGGTGAAATTTTATATGGATGAGAAGAAGGTTAATGAAGAAATGATGAATGTGGTTTATAGTGATGAAGCGAAAGAGGCATTTAATAAGGATCTAAAAGGGATGGATCCGAAGGCTTTCACAGAAGAAGGAAAGGTTTATTCTTATGAAATAGTTAAAGAAAGTATTAGACATAATCCAATGGGGGGAATTAATGTTATATTAATTATAAATAAGGATTCGGAGATGGATATAGAGTATACCATGGAAAGAATTAATGGGAAATTAAGTTGTGGAGGAGCTACCATATCAGAAAAGCTATCTAAATTACTAGGGCGTTGGGAGGAAAATAAATGA